In one Watersipora subatra chromosome 6, tzWatSuba1.1, whole genome shotgun sequence genomic region, the following are encoded:
- the LOC137398245 gene encoding uncharacterized protein yields the protein MSLVGASETKFLHCKTHQRGAASIAEYNTSSSVCCAGFCVTSRKGDCKAYEYDDQQNICKLYAAPLAANQNHHEVLTTTLIYEVRELQGFLGTVGYYRRHILEFAILAHPLHRLTAKGKPWKWVEGKQAAFNTLKESISTALTIGYQNLQRQYTLDTDASGCGVMAMLSQVQEDCEKPYLYGQEFLLRTDHASLWELCLRRKHANQIARWLEILVEFCYILEHRSRTGHRNADGLSRQTCKDCRQCARTEQRKEGPSRKELTREQGLLAAAWVPEVPRGQSAPPGATGPKGELAKTQATGKAPVAIKYSAIAPRDEVPAEHLELGSRELDIQHYMWGSPRIRQDRVLKARKVEVDLVGSFPVTPEENKWVLVLTNHSIWWQEALALPEATAPVVANALDEQDFCYLKLSMQIHTDQEAQFESQLMAELCPL from the exons ATGTCA CTTGTTGGTGCAAGTGAGACTAAGTTTCTTCATTGCAAGACCCACCAACGTGGAGCTGCTTCCATTGCCGAATATAACACAAGCTCCTCTGTATGTTGCGCAGGCTTTTGTGTGACATCAAGGAAAGGAGACTGCAAGGCATATGAGTATGATGACCAGCAGAATATCTGTAAGCTGTATGCTGCTCCTCTTGCAGCCAATCAGAATCACCATGAAGTGCTGACAACTACTCTAATCTATGAAG TGAGggaactccaaggattcctcGGTACGGTCGGCTACTACCGACGACATATCTTGGAGTTCGCCATCTTAGCACACCccttgcaccgactgactgcaaaGGGAAAACCGTGGAAATGGGTGGAAGGAAAACAGGCTGCTTTTAATACGCTGAAGGAGAGCATCAGCACCGCCCTGACCATTGGCTATCAAAATCTTCAGAGACAGTACACCCTGGACACGGATGCCAGCGGATGTGGAGTGATGGCCATGCTGTCCCAAGTACAGGAGGACTGCGAGAAa CCGTATTTGTATGGCCAGGAGTTCCTCCTACGGACAGACCACGCATCACTCTGGGAGTTATGCCTGAGGAGGAAACACGCAAACCAAATAGCCCGGTGGCTTGAGATTTTGGTGGAGTTCTGCTACATCCTGGAGCACCGGTCAAGAACTGGCCACAGGAATGCAGATGGAttgagcaggcaaacctgcaaagactgccggcaatgcgcaAGAACTGAACAAAGGAAAGAGGGTCCCTCACGGAAGGAGCTGACAAGGGAACAAGGACTGTTAGCAGc GGCATGGGTGCCGGAGGTTCCCCGAGGGCAGTCAGCCCCACCAGGAGCGACAGGACCAAAAGGCGAACTGGCAAAGACACAGGCTACCGGAAAAGCACCAGTGGCCATCAAGTACAGTGCCATTGCGCCAAGAGATGAGGTGCCAGCAGAACACCTGGAGCTCGGGAGCAGAGAACTGGACATCCAGCATTACATGTGGGGTTCTCCGCGCATACGACAGGACAGAGTGCTGAAAGCACGG AAAGTGGAGGTGGATCTTGTGGGGTCATTTCCTGTCACACCAGAGGAgaacaagtgggtgctggttcTTACCAACCACTCCATCTGGTGGCAAGAGGCCTTGGCACTACCTGAGGCCACGGCCCCCGTGGTCGCCAATGCACTGGATGAGCAGGACTTCTGCTACCTGAAATTGTCAATGCAGATCCACACAGACCAGGAGGCGCAGttcgagagccaactgatggccgaaCTGTGCCCACTCTGA